One window from the genome of Mycolicibacterium gadium encodes:
- a CDS encoding S1C family serine protease — translation MRIIRTRRSCATLLTALIAVLALVAPVHPAKSGAAPGDPVAAARVVEPAVARIDTEIYYQSAIGNGAGIVLDPNGQVLTNFHVVGGADRITVGVAGRAFPAELVGYDRRRDIAVLQLLGASGLPVAPIGDSGLLVEGEPVVALGNAQGSNAPLTQEVGTVTGFGRTVNAEDTLTGSKDELTGLIEFAAPVVAGDSGGPVVNGAGQVVGVTTAASVNFRMGPGGKGFAIPINDAMAIANQIRAGAASASVHIGPPVLLGVGVRTTPSDAPGVLVADVLRGGPADQAGLVPGDILTNLDGTALGSATDLTYVLDRHYPGDVIDLTWIDGSGQLRTGKVALTPN, via the coding sequence ATGCGCATAATCCGTACGCGTCGCTCCTGCGCGACCCTGTTGACCGCACTCATCGCGGTCTTGGCGCTGGTGGCACCAGTGCACCCGGCTAAGTCAGGGGCCGCGCCCGGGGATCCGGTCGCCGCGGCCCGCGTCGTCGAGCCGGCGGTGGCACGAATCGACACCGAGATCTACTACCAGAGCGCGATCGGAAACGGTGCGGGCATCGTGCTCGATCCGAACGGTCAGGTGCTGACCAATTTCCATGTGGTCGGCGGGGCCGACCGCATCACCGTCGGCGTCGCCGGCCGCGCGTTTCCCGCCGAACTGGTCGGCTACGACCGTCGTCGCGACATCGCGGTTCTCCAGCTACTGGGTGCCAGTGGGTTGCCAGTCGCACCGATCGGCGACTCCGGTTTGCTGGTAGAGGGGGAGCCTGTCGTCGCCCTCGGCAACGCGCAAGGCAGCAACGCGCCACTGACCCAGGAAGTGGGCACCGTCACCGGCTTCGGCCGCACGGTCAACGCTGAAGACACACTCACCGGCAGCAAGGACGAATTGACCGGGCTGATCGAGTTCGCGGCACCGGTGGTCGCCGGGGATTCCGGCGGCCCCGTCGTGAACGGAGCAGGCCAGGTCGTCGGGGTCACGACGGCAGCATCGGTGAACTTCCGGATGGGTCCGGGCGGCAAGGGCTTCGCCATCCCCATCAACGACGCCATGGCGATCGCCAATCAGATCCGCGCGGGCGCGGCATCCGCCTCGGTGCATATCGGCCCGCCGGTGCTGCTCGGCGTCGGTGTGCGCACTACTCCATCGGACGCCCCGGGGGTGCTCGTCGCCGACGTCCTGAGGGGCGGCCCCGCCGACCAGGCCGGGTTGGTCCCCGGCGACATCCTCACGAATCTGGACGGCACGGCGCTGGGTTCGGCCACCGATCTGACGTATGTGCTCGATCGCCACTACCCCGGCGACGTCATCGATCTCACGTGGATTGACGGAAGCGGCCAGCTGCGCACGGGGAAGGTCGCGCTCACTCCGAATTAA
- a CDS encoding TetR/AcrR family transcriptional regulator has protein sequence MSGRTRGRPPRISRDQIVAAARSVAAGDLTMQAVANALGVSRKALHYYVGDRAGLLTLMVLDQFERELAPVELPTDDDWPVTLRAYAMAFRDGLIRVGIQDSVTDFSQLGGLSTVAALALADRVLDALLSAGLDPDSARHGLTAASNIAQSAAQTVLAQTGSGVHRHRAETTAALLREPQDTYPALRRVLESAPATEHDAQTQFDFELGLVIAGLERILKRL, from the coding sequence ATGAGCGGGCGAACCAGGGGGCGTCCACCGCGGATCAGCCGGGATCAGATCGTCGCCGCGGCCCGAAGCGTCGCGGCCGGGGATCTGACCATGCAGGCGGTCGCCAATGCGCTCGGAGTGAGCCGCAAGGCGCTGCACTACTACGTCGGCGACCGTGCAGGCCTGCTGACCCTGATGGTGCTCGACCAGTTCGAGCGGGAACTCGCGCCCGTCGAGCTGCCCACAGACGACGACTGGCCGGTCACGCTGCGGGCATACGCCATGGCCTTCCGCGACGGGCTCATCCGGGTGGGCATCCAGGATTCCGTGACCGACTTCTCGCAGCTCGGCGGCCTCAGCACGGTGGCGGCGTTGGCGTTGGCCGACCGCGTCCTCGACGCGCTGCTGTCGGCGGGACTGGATCCCGACAGCGCGCGGCACGGTCTCACCGCCGCGTCGAACATCGCGCAATCGGCCGCGCAGACCGTGCTCGCACAGACCGGCTCCGGCGTCCACCGTCACCGTGCGGAAACGACGGCGGCGCTGCTGCGTGAACCGCAGGACACCTACCCAGCGCTGCGCCGAGTACTCGAATCGGCGCCAGCCACCGAACACGACGCGCAAACCCAGTTCGATTTCGAACTCGGCTTGGTGATCGCCGGTCTGGAGCGGATTCTGAAACGGTTGTGA
- a CDS encoding NAD(P)H-dependent amine dehydrogenase family protein has protein sequence MPNTPYRVVQWTTGNVGKSSVEAIAKNPNYELVGLYAWSKDKAGRDAGELAGIEPLGVKATNDVDELLALKPDVVVYNPMWIDVDELVRILEAGVNVVASASFITGQNLGDGRARLEDACQRGGSTLFGSGVSPGFAELLAIVATTACDRVDKITIAESADTTLYDSPDTERPVGFDKKIDDPDLLPMAEKGTAVFAEAVQLVADAVGIELDEIKCVSEYAQTTEDLPMASWTIKAGHVAGVYASWQGIANGKTVIDINVRWKKGQTLDPDWQLDGDGWKINIDGRPTVNMQVGFLPPPDMIENAKTLEDFFVLGHIMTAMPPIHAIGAVVAAAPGIATYNDLPLPQAHGVVPTP, from the coding sequence GTGCCAAACACTCCATACCGGGTCGTTCAGTGGACGACGGGAAATGTCGGAAAGAGCTCGGTCGAGGCGATCGCAAAGAACCCGAACTACGAACTCGTCGGACTTTACGCGTGGTCGAAGGACAAGGCGGGACGCGACGCGGGCGAATTGGCCGGCATCGAACCGTTGGGGGTCAAGGCCACCAATGACGTGGACGAGTTGCTGGCTCTGAAGCCCGACGTCGTGGTGTACAACCCGATGTGGATCGACGTCGACGAACTGGTCCGCATCCTCGAGGCCGGGGTGAATGTCGTCGCCTCCGCGTCCTTCATCACCGGCCAAAACCTCGGCGACGGCCGCGCCAGACTCGAAGATGCCTGCCAGCGAGGCGGATCCACGCTGTTCGGGTCGGGCGTCAGCCCCGGGTTCGCCGAGTTGCTCGCCATCGTGGCCACCACCGCATGCGACCGGGTCGACAAGATCACCATCGCCGAGTCCGCCGACACCACCCTCTACGACTCGCCCGACACCGAGCGGCCCGTCGGCTTCGACAAGAAGATCGACGATCCCGATCTACTGCCGATGGCCGAGAAGGGCACGGCGGTGTTCGCCGAAGCCGTGCAGTTGGTCGCCGATGCCGTCGGCATCGAGTTGGACGAGATCAAATGTGTATCCGAATACGCCCAGACCACAGAGGATCTCCCGATGGCCTCGTGGACCATCAAAGCCGGGCACGTCGCCGGTGTATACGCCAGCTGGCAGGGAATCGCCAACGGCAAGACCGTGATCGACATCAACGTTCGGTGGAAAAAGGGGCAGACGCTGGATCCGGACTGGCAGCTCGACGGCGATGGGTGGAAGATCAACATCGACGGGCGGCCGACGGTCAATATGCAGGTCGGTTTCCTTCCACCGCCCGACATGATCGAGAACGCGAAGACTCTGGAGGACTTCTTCGTGCTCGGACACATCATGACGGCGATGCCGCCGATCCACGCCATCGGCGCAGTCGTCGCGGCAGCACCGGGCATCGCCACCTACAACGATCTACCGCTGCCGCAGGCACACGGCGTCGTTCCGACGCCTTAG